The DNA sequence GATGTCGTGAAACGCACATGCGGTTATCTCGGCAACCCGCAGATCCGTCCGATGGTGAAAGGTCGCCATAAAGAGATTTCTGCCCGCGTCAAACATCTGCATGCGGATTGCAAGTCAGAACAGTAATCAGAATAGTTAGGTGATGTGAAGTGAAAAATCCGCAACCGCAAGAATGGTTGGCCGAGAAATATAGCAAGGACAAGGTGGCGGACTACAAGCCGTTCAACTTTGTCGATGGCGAAGGCGTGCGCTGCAGCATCTATTTGAGCGGCTGCCTGTTCGCCTGCGAAGGCTGCTACAACAAGATTGTCCAAAACTTCGACTATGGGATTGCCTACACCGACGAGTTGGAGGAACAGATCATGGCCGACCTGCGCCAACCTTATGTGCAGGGCTTGACGCTTTTGGGTGGCGAACCGTTCCTCAACACGAAGGTCGCGCTTCGGCTTGCGCAGCGGATCCGGGCGGAGTTCGGCCGGACCAAGGATATCTGGGGCTGGACCGGCTACTACTGGGACGAACTGACGGCAGAATCCGAGGATAAGCAGGAATTGCTGCGCTTGATGGATGTGCTCGTTGACGGCCGCTTCGAACTGTCCAAACGGAATCTGACACTGAAGTTCCGCGGCAGCTCCAACCAAACCATCATCGATGTGCAAAAATCGTTGGAAGCCGGAG is a window from the uncultured Trichococcus sp. genome containing:
- the nrdG gene encoding anaerobic ribonucleoside-triphosphate reductase activating protein; protein product: MKNPQPQEWLAEKYSKDKVADYKPFNFVDGEGVRCSIYLSGCLFACEGCYNKIVQNFDYGIAYTDELEEQIMADLRQPYVQGLTLLGGEPFLNTKVALRLAQRIRAEFGRTKDIWGWTGYYWDELTAESEDKQELLRLMDVLVDGRFELSKRNLTLKFRGSSNQTIIDVQKSLEAGEKVLWANAYS